A genomic segment from candidate division Zixibacteria bacterium HGW-Zixibacteria-1 encodes:
- a CDS encoding pseudouridine synthase gives MEGPTLIRINKYLSVCGVTSRRGAEKLISERRITVNDNVIEHPGTVIDEETDVIKVNGIIASPVKSKYYVLLNKPQNVLTSLSDQFGRKTVAYFTNKVPGRVYPVGRLDFDTEGALLLTNDGDLAYRLAHPKFKIKRIYHAIVEGTFTSDDAKKIEAGILLEDGHTGHGLARNLSTGIKSSKIEITLYEGHKREIKQLMKAVGHPVIDLRRIEFAGLRVDNLRKGRWRFISHTEVRMLKDLVGL, from the coding sequence TTGGAAGGGCCGACTTTGATCAGGATCAACAAATATCTTTCGGTTTGCGGCGTAACTTCGAGAAGGGGGGCGGAGAAGCTGATTTCCGAGAGACGCATCACCGTCAACGATAACGTTATTGAGCACCCGGGAACCGTTATAGATGAAGAAACCGATGTCATCAAGGTCAATGGAATTATTGCCAGCCCGGTTAAAAGCAAATATTATGTTCTCCTTAATAAACCCCAGAATGTGTTGACATCGCTCTCGGATCAATTCGGCCGGAAGACTGTCGCTTATTTCACCAATAAGGTCCCGGGCCGGGTCTATCCTGTCGGCCGGCTGGATTTCGATACCGAAGGCGCCCTGCTCCTGACCAATGACGGTGATCTGGCCTATCGACTGGCCCACCCCAAATTCAAAATAAAGCGCATTTATCACGCTATTGTTGAAGGCACTTTTACCTCCGATGATGCCAAAAAAATCGAGGCCGGCATCTTGCTCGAGGACGGCCATACCGGTCATGGTCTCGCCCGCAATCTGAGCACGGGAATAAAATCCTCAAAAATCGAGATCACTCTTTATGAGGGGCATAAGCGCGAAATAAAGCAATTGATGAAGGCCGTCGGGCATCCGGTTATAGACCTGCGTCGGATTGAATTTGCCGGGCTCCGCGTCGACAACCTCCGTAAAGGGCGATGGCGGTTTATCAGTCATACCGAGGTCCGCATGCTCAAAGACCTGGTCGGACTCTGA
- the scpB gene encoding SMC-Scp complex subunit ScpB, producing the protein MLEYENNIPIIESLIFSSPEPLPSRKISEVLDNLSNGDIDEAVEILNKKYSENDHAYRIRKIAGGYQVYIIESYARYVEELLARRRNIRLTRSALETMAIIAYRQPVTKTDIEMIRGVASDSVIHTLLQRKLVTLAGRSDSVGRPLLYKTTDEFLKFFNLNTLNDLPRMEEIEELLAARDYDSQPTLPLGSDDDTLPPSDMQDDDDNDLTEPDGLTEEIPVPAVDSSEESITFAEEELPPEIKDTDDDNDVSSKEVESVEEQKY; encoded by the coding sequence ATGCTTGAATATGAAAATAATATTCCAATCATAGAGTCGCTGATATTCTCGTCACCGGAACCGCTTCCATCACGGAAAATAAGCGAGGTCCTCGACAACCTCAGCAACGGCGACATCGATGAGGCGGTGGAAATATTGAATAAGAAGTATTCCGAAAATGACCATGCTTACAGGATCAGGAAAATCGCCGGAGGGTATCAGGTTTATATTATCGAAAGTTATGCCCGTTATGTCGAGGAACTTCTCGCCCGGCGGCGGAATATCAGATTGACCCGCTCGGCACTGGAAACCATGGCCATTATTGCCTATCGCCAGCCGGTGACAAAGACCGACATCGAGATGATTCGCGGGGTCGCTTCGGACTCGGTAATCCATACTCTGCTGCAGAGAAAACTCGTAACACTGGCCGGCCGCTCCGATTCGGTCGGCAGACCGCTGCTTTATAAAACGACTGATGAATTCCTGAAATTTTTCAATCTCAATACGCTCAATGATCTGCCGCGAATGGAGGAAATAGAAGAATTGCTGGCTGCGCGGGATTATGATTCGCAACCGACGCTTCCGCTTGGTTCTGATGATGACACGTTGCCGCCATCTGATATGCAGGACGATGATGACAACGATCTCACCGAGCCGGACGGCCTGACTGAAGAAATTCCGGTGCCGGCTGTTGATAGTTCGGAAGAATCTATAACCTTTGCCGAAGAGGAGCTTCCACCCGAAATAAAGGACACTGACGATGACAACGACGTTTCCTCGAAAGAGGTAGAGTCTGTCGAGGAACAGAAATATTAA
- the trpS gene encoding tryptophan--tRNA ligase, with translation MENRKTILSGMQPSGSGNLHLGNYEGALKNWVRLQNDYNMYCCIVDWHTLTGDFEHTHELKGKIFSVAADYLSAGLDPEKCAIFIQSDIKEHAELHLLFSMMITVPTLTRLPTYTEKKEEIGLDSYGFLGYPVLQAADICIYDADFVPVGKDQEKHIWLAADLAQRFNATYGPTLVVPQALFTEIPVVPGADGRKMSKSYDNTLMLNDTAEETAAKLKKYFTDPEKLRKGDPGRPEICPIYALHKVYSPDPENEIAPPCRTGQLGCVDCKKMLAENLNKTLAPIREKRLVIEQNKDYVWDVLKNGATRARERATAVMAKVRSAMKMDYYK, from the coding sequence ATGGAAAACAGAAAAACCATCCTTTCGGGAATGCAGCCCAGCGGCTCCGGGAACCTTCACCTCGGCAACTATGAAGGCGCCCTCAAAAACTGGGTCCGCCTCCAGAATGATTACAATATGTATTGCTGCATTGTCGATTGGCACACGCTCACCGGCGATTTTGAACATACCCATGAATTGAAAGGCAAGATTTTTTCGGTCGCCGCCGATTACCTGTCGGCCGGCCTCGATCCGGAAAAATGCGCCATCTTCATCCAGTCCGATATCAAGGAACACGCCGAACTGCATCTGCTGTTTTCGATGATGATAACTGTCCCGACCCTGACCCGGCTTCCCACTTACACGGAGAAAAAAGAGGAAATCGGTCTGGACAGCTATGGCTTTCTCGGATACCCGGTATTACAAGCGGCCGATATCTGTATTTATGACGCCGATTTCGTGCCGGTCGGCAAGGACCAGGAAAAACATATCTGGCTGGCCGCGGATCTGGCTCAGCGGTTCAATGCCACTTATGGCCCGACTTTGGTCGTGCCGCAGGCGCTGTTTACCGAGATTCCGGTGGTGCCCGGCGCCGACGGGCGGAAAATGTCCAAATCCTACGACAACACCCTCATGCTCAATGACACCGCCGAAGAAACCGCCGCCAAGCTAAAAAAATATTTTACCGATCCCGAAAAACTCCGCAAGGGGGATCCGGGCCGCCCCGAGATTTGCCCGATTTATGCCCTTCACAAAGTCTATTCTCCCGACCCGGAGAATGAGATCGCGCCGCCCTGCCGGACGGGGCAGTTGGGCTGTGTCGACTGCAAGAAAATGCTGGCCGAGAACCTTAACAAAACTCTGGCCCCGATTCGCGAAAAAAGACTTGTTATTGAGCAAAATAAAGATTATGTCTGGGATGTGCTGAAAAACGGCGCCACCCGGGCGAGAGAACGGGCCACGGCGGTGATGGCCAAAGTCCGATCCGCAATGAAAATGGATTATTACAAATGA
- a CDS encoding HNH endonuclease — translation MKGGGILNQNVLVLNQNYEPLSVCSARRAFLLLFMGKAELIEKYDGVKIHSMLITYPLPSVVRLERYIKSPRKKILLSRKNIIIRDDYTCCYCGLKKGPMTVDHIIPKHLGGADSWENLVCACDRCNNKKGDRTPAAAGMKLLKKPKRPNHITYIQRFIGVNDDRWKPYLFME, via the coding sequence ATGAAGGGAGGCGGCATTTTAAATCAGAACGTCCTGGTCCTGAACCAGAATTATGAGCCTCTATCGGTCTGTTCGGCAAGGCGGGCCTTTCTGCTGCTGTTCATGGGAAAGGCCGAATTGATCGAAAAATACGACGGCGTCAAGATTCACTCGATGCTGATCACCTATCCTCTGCCGTCGGTGGTCAGGCTGGAGCGGTATATCAAATCGCCCCGCAAGAAAATCCTTCTCAGCCGCAAAAACATTATTATCCGCGATGATTATACCTGCTGCTACTGCGGCTTGAAAAAAGGGCCGATGACGGTCGATCATATTATCCCCAAACATCTGGGCGGAGCCGACAGCTGGGAAAACCTGGTCTGTGCCTGCGACCGCTGCAACAACAAAAAGGGCGACCGCACCCCGGCCGCGGCGGGCATGAAGCTTCTCAAGAAGCCCAAGCGGCCCAATCACATAACCTATATTCAGCGCTTTATCGGCGTCAATGACGATAGATGGAAGCCTTATCTTTTTATGGAGTGA